Proteins from a single region of Bacteroidota bacterium:
- a CDS encoding quinol:cytochrome C oxidoreductase, whose product MYKISKNLKTLSFVLMAVGILSLAFGFMTTPSSVEDVKHQMEQVDTEHDDGSEAVTKVNDHHDEAHAEHIYHQQKNRPWSAMYVAALFFLFIAVGTMFFMAVQYIGQAGWSVVLLRVMEAMSSYMILGGLIVFLILVAGGLHLHHIFHWMDASLVDPDSENYDSIIDGKSGFLNVAFFLIRAVVYLGGWILALFLIKKYSLEQETAGDYKPYNKAFKVAAIFTVFFGVTSSTGAWDWVMSVDPHWFSTLFGWYVFSGMFVSAVSMIALVTIYLKSQGYLEFVNSSHIHDLGKFMFGLSIFWAYLWISQFLLYWYSNIPEEVTYYIARFEDYKIPFFTMVAMNFAFPLLIIMDSAKKSYFPYMVVTGLVLIVGHYIDLFVMIMPGSVGSQWSFGVVEIGSFLGFFGLFIFCTQRNLAKRGLLAKGHPMLKESEHYHYYNIEHR is encoded by the coding sequence ATGTATAAAATTTCAAAAAATCTTAAAACTCTGTCATTTGTTTTAATGGCAGTAGGAATATTGTCGCTGGCATTTGGGTTTATGACTACACCTTCGTCTGTAGAAGATGTAAAGCACCAAATGGAGCAGGTAGATACTGAACATGATGATGGCAGTGAAGCGGTGACAAAAGTAAACGATCATCACGATGAGGCTCATGCCGAGCACATATATCATCAGCAAAAAAACAGACCCTGGTCAGCAATGTATGTTGCGGCGTTATTTTTTCTGTTTATTGCTGTAGGAACAATGTTCTTTATGGCAGTTCAATATATTGGACAAGCGGGTTGGTCGGTTGTTTTACTGAGGGTAATGGAAGCTATGTCATCGTATATGATATTGGGAGGATTGATAGTTTTTCTAATACTGGTGGCTGGGGGATTGCACCTGCATCATATTTTCCATTGGATGGATGCCAGTTTAGTTGACCCTGATTCTGAGAACTACGATTCAATCATCGATGGTAAATCAGGTTTCCTAAATGTAGCATTCTTCCTGATCAGAGCAGTTGTTTATCTTGGAGGATGGATTTTAGCTCTTTTCTTAATCAAGAAATATTCATTAGAACAAGAAACTGCGGGTGATTATAAACCTTATAATAAAGCCTTTAAAGTTGCTGCAATATTTACAGTATTCTTCGGTGTAACATCGTCAACTGGAGCATGGGATTGGGTGATGAGTGTTGATCCTCACTGGTTCTCTACATTGTTTGGTTGGTATGTGTTCTCAGGAATGTTTGTATCGGCAGTTTCAATGATAGCGTTGGTAACAATATATTTAAAGTCTCAGGGATATTTGGAGTTTGTAAATTCTTCCCATATTCACGATTTAGGGAAGTTTATGTTCGGACTGTCTATATTCTGGGCATACCTTTGGATTTCCCAATTCCTTCTTTACTGGTACTCGAACATACCGGAAGAGGTAACTTATTATATAGCGAGATTCGAAGACTATAAAATTCCTTTTTTCACAATGGTAGCGATGAATTTTGCTTTCCCATTATTGATAATAATGGATTCGGCCAAAAAAAGTTATTTCCCGTATATGGTTGTGACGGGACTGGTATTGATAGTTGGTCACTACATAGATTTATTCGTAATGATTATGCCGGGATCAGTTGGTAGTCAGTGGAGTTTTGGTGTAGTAGAGATTGGGTCTTTCCTTGGCTTCTTCGGTTTGTTTATTTTTTGTACACAAAGAAACCTGGCCAAGCGCGGATTGCTTGCAAAAGGACATCCGATGCTAAAGGAATCGGAGCATTATCATTATTACAATATTGAACATAGGTAA
- a CDS encoding quinol:electron acceptor oxidoreductase subunit ActD, with product MSKKLIHGLFDDDDILMNGVKTIRQKGFEIDEIYTPFPIHGLDKAMGLKPTRIAYASFIYGAIGLSFAIWMTWYMMIFDWPQNIGGKPSFTWGENMPSFVPIMFELTVFFAAHLMVITYFFKNKLFPGRKGGSPDPRTTDDKFLMEFMVEGDSTELETTLKEAGAIEVNVKEIKKDKGKKLWFKVPAASLILLLGFTSCSSSDEVQREPETIFMPNMYYSIAYEPYSEDPNGVNNMEARIPVEGTVKRGYVPYGIPDTNEGYQYALENLKSPITATEKTDKQGEDLYNIYCISCHGISGDGQGKLVQNEKFLGVPSYAPSRLPNITEGSIFHVMTYGKNMMGSHASQLTSEERWKVTGHVLKLRSQLK from the coding sequence ATGAGTAAGAAATTAATACACGGATTGTTTGACGACGACGATATATTGATGAATGGAGTAAAAACCATTCGTCAGAAAGGATTTGAGATAGATGAGATCTATACTCCGTTTCCTATTCACGGACTTGATAAAGCTATGGGGCTTAAGCCTACCAGAATTGCATACGCGTCATTTATTTATGGAGCCATAGGGTTAAGTTTTGCCATTTGGATGACCTGGTATATGATGATTTTCGACTGGCCTCAAAATATTGGAGGTAAGCCAAGTTTTACATGGGGTGAAAATATGCCTTCATTTGTTCCGATTATGTTCGAGCTTACAGTGTTTTTTGCAGCTCACTTAATGGTGATTACGTACTTTTTTAAAAACAAACTATTCCCTGGAAGGAAAGGTGGAAGTCCCGACCCAAGAACAACTGATGATAAATTTCTAATGGAATTTATGGTTGAAGGTGATTCTACAGAGCTGGAAACAACTCTAAAAGAAGCGGGAGCTATAGAGGTTAATGTGAAAGAGATTAAGAAAGATAAAGGGAAGAAACTTTGGTTTAAGGTTCCTGCGGCATCTTTAATTCTTTTGCTGGGATTTACTTCATGTAGCTCTTCTGATGAAGTTCAGCGAGAACCGGAAACCATATTTATGCCTAATATGTATTATTCAATAGCTTATGAACCATATTCTGAAGATCCTAACGGAGTGAATAATATGGAAGCACGAATACCGGTTGAAGGGACTGTAAAAAGAGGATATGTTCCTTATGGAATACCTGATACTAACGAAGGTTATCAATATGCATTAGAGAATTTAAAATCGCCAATTACTGCAACTGAGAAAACAGATAAACAAGGCGAAGATTTGTATAATATTTATTGTATTTCGTGTCATGGTATTAGTGGTGACGGACAGGGTAAACTTGTACAAAACGAGAAATTTCTTGGAGTACCGTCTTATGCCCCTTCCAGATTGCCAAATATTACCGAAGGAAGCATTTTCCACGTAATGACTTATGGTAAAAATATGATGGGGTCGCATGCTTCTCAGTTAACATCGGAGGAAAGATGGAAAGTAACAGGGCATGTTTTGAAACTTAGAAGTCAATTAAAATAA
- the nrfD gene encoding NrfD/PsrC family molybdoenzyme membrane anchor subunit — MHYESDIREPLVLGNKSYSDVTKDVAAPVEGKANKMWWFAFSIATLAFLWGLGAMAYTIGEGIGAWGLNKTVGWAWDITNFVWWVGIGHAGTLISAVLLLFRQKWRMSINRSAEAMTIFAVIQAAIFPLLHMGRPWLAYWVFPFPNNFGSLWVNFNSPLLWDVFAISTYFSVSTVFWYVGLIPDFAMIRDRAIKPFTKHIYTVMSFGWSGKTKHWQRFEEVSLVLAGLATPLVLSVHTIVSMDFATSVIPGWHTTIFPPYFVAGAIFSGFAMVQTLLIIMRKVVSLESYITIQHIEMMNIIIMLTGSIVGVAYITELFMAWYSGVEYEQYAFLNRATGPYWWAYLSMMTFNVVSPQLMWFKKLRTSVMFTFFLSIIVNTGMWFERFVIIVTSLHRDYLPSSWSMFSPTFVDIAIFIGTIGFFFVLFLLYARTFPVIAQAELKTILKSSGESQKKLHKHE, encoded by the coding sequence ATGCATTATGAATCAGATATAAGAGAGCCATTAGTATTAGGTAATAAATCGTATAGCGATGTTACCAAAGATGTGGCTGCTCCGGTAGAAGGCAAAGCCAATAAGATGTGGTGGTTTGCTTTCAGTATTGCTACACTGGCCTTTCTTTGGGGACTTGGTGCCATGGCCTATACAATAGGTGAAGGTATTGGGGCCTGGGGGCTTAATAAAACAGTAGGTTGGGCATGGGATATTACTAACTTCGTTTGGTGGGTAGGTATCGGTCACGCCGGTACTTTGATATCAGCAGTACTTTTATTGTTCCGCCAGAAGTGGCGTATGTCTATAAACCGATCTGCCGAGGCAATGACAATTTTTGCGGTTATTCAGGCTGCAATATTCCCATTACTTCACATGGGACGTCCCTGGTTGGCTTATTGGGTTTTCCCTTTCCCTAATAATTTTGGATCGTTATGGGTGAATTTTAATTCACCACTTCTTTGGGATGTATTTGCAATTTCAACTTATTTCTCGGTGTCTACAGTATTTTGGTATGTAGGTTTAATCCCTGATTTTGCAATGATAAGAGACAGAGCAATTAAACCATTTACAAAACATATTTATACGGTAATGAGTTTTGGTTGGAGTGGAAAAACTAAACACTGGCAACGTTTCGAAGAGGTTTCTTTGGTGTTGGCCGGTTTAGCTACTCCTCTTGTACTTTCGGTACACACCATAGTATCGATGGATTTTGCTACATCGGTTATTCCGGGGTGGCATACAACCATATTCCCTCCTTATTTTGTTGCCGGAGCAATTTTTTCCGGATTTGCAATGGTTCAAACATTGCTTATAATAATGAGAAAGGTTGTTAGCCTCGAGAGTTATATTACCATACAGCATATCGAGATGATGAATATTATCATCATGCTAACGGGATCTATTGTTGGGGTAGCATATATTACAGAGTTATTTATGGCCTGGTACTCAGGAGTAGAATATGAGCAATATGCATTTCTGAACAGGGCAACAGGTCCTTATTGGTGGGCATACTTGTCAATGATGACATTTAATGTTGTGTCTCCGCAGCTGATGTGGTTTAAGAAACTCAGAACAAGTGTTATGTTTACATTTTTCTTATCGATTATTGTAAATACAGGTATGTGGTTCGAACGTTTTGTTATTATTGTAACATCGCTTCACAGAGATTACTTACCGTCATCATGGTCGATGTTCTCTCCAACCTTCGTTGACATAGCGATTTTTATTGGAACAATCGGATTCTTCTTTGTGTTGTTCCTGCTTTATGCTCGTACTTTCCCTGTAATTGCTCAGGCTGAGTTGAAAACGATTTTGAAATCATCAGGCGAAAGCCAAAAAAAGTTACACAAACATGAGTAA
- a CDS encoding TAT-variant-translocated molybdopterin oxidoreductase, with amino-acid sequence MSQKKYWKGIEDLNDESQIMKDLRDREFVEEIPTDDFLGDKETLESGSTTRRDFLKYIGFSTAAASLVACEGPVVKSIPYVVKPDSITPGTADYYATTISDGHDFASVLVRAREGRPIRIEPNSMAKFYGTTNTRIQANVLSLYDSNRLKSPQKKGEEISWSSVDSDVIMGLNAVGDKQIAILTPSMFSPSTDEVIAKFTEKYPSAKHISYDAVSSSGALDAYETLYEKRALPLYKFSEARVIVSFGADFLGDWLGGGYEKGYAVGRKPNQEQMSRHIQIESNMSLAGANADDRYAIKPSEQTYALITLYGLITGEKLSSKETPIDAQLKTIAKELKKAGDKALVVTGSNDKNMQILAMKINLALQSKAMGVDKPVYVKEGNDKAVQQLIQDMNSGKIGALLAYNVNPVYSLANSAEFVKGSEKVQLKLSMSQFIDETAKLMDFNLPSQHSLENWGDAMPVEGEYSLMQPTIRPLYDTRQFQDNLLKWIGASEDFYSFMQKNWTANILSQKLGASWNQTVHDGVFSVDSTSEMPQVNEPDMNSVAKSAQKQFKDSKGLELELYVKAGMGNGEMANNPWLQELPDPITRTSWDNYLTVSPKQAEELELTNWNESNGALNGDIVKLTSGNVSITLPVFIQPGQAFGTLGLALGYGRIEGVKEEMKTGVNAYTLYRTFNKYVNNVSVEKVEGEHEFACVQLHHTMMDRDVVQETTFDIYKNKDREEWNPVVALETHKGKQPVSKIDLWDEYDSSIGHHFNLSIDLNACTGCAACVVACHAENNVPVVGKEEVRRSRDMHWLRIDRYYSSDMSKEKAKEEGLTGVSGSVEMYNKMEIASENPEVVFQPVMCQHCNHAPCETVCPVAATSHGSQGQNQMAYNRCVGTRYCANNCPYKVRRFNWFQYAENEEFNYYMNDEVGRMVLNPDVAIRSRGVMEKCSMCIQITQAGILNAKKEGRKLEDIDIQTACSSACPSDAMVFGDINDEKSGIQEPLHDDRKYYLLESVGTKPNVMYQTKIRNKNS; translated from the coding sequence ATGTCACAAAAAAAATATTGGAAAGGAATTGAAGATCTGAACGATGAAAGTCAGATCATGAAAGACCTTCGGGACAGAGAATTTGTTGAAGAAATACCGACGGATGATTTTTTAGGAGATAAAGAAACATTAGAATCGGGATCAACAACTCGAAGAGACTTTTTGAAATATATTGGGTTTAGTACTGCTGCAGCTTCTTTGGTTGCTTGTGAGGGGCCTGTTGTAAAATCTATACCTTACGTTGTAAAACCAGACAGTATTACTCCAGGAACGGCCGATTATTATGCAACCACAATATCAGATGGTCATGATTTTGCAAGTGTATTGGTAAGAGCCAGAGAAGGAAGGCCTATAAGAATAGAGCCAAACTCTATGGCTAAGTTTTACGGAACGACAAATACAAGAATCCAGGCAAACGTACTTTCGTTATATGATAGTAACAGGTTAAAGTCTCCTCAAAAAAAGGGAGAGGAAATTTCGTGGAGTTCTGTTGATTCGGATGTGATAATGGGGTTAAATGCTGTTGGGGATAAACAAATAGCGATATTAACACCATCGATGTTTAGTCCGTCAACTGATGAGGTTATCGCCAAATTCACGGAAAAATACCCTTCTGCAAAGCATATTTCTTATGATGCTGTTTCCAGTTCGGGTGCTTTAGATGCCTACGAAACACTGTATGAAAAACGGGCATTACCGTTGTACAAGTTTTCAGAGGCAAGAGTTATAGTTTCTTTTGGTGCTGATTTTCTGGGAGATTGGCTTGGCGGAGGATATGAAAAAGGATATGCGGTCGGTAGAAAGCCCAATCAGGAGCAAATGTCACGTCATATTCAGATAGAGTCAAACATGTCGCTTGCAGGAGCAAACGCCGATGACAGATATGCTATCAAGCCATCAGAGCAAACATATGCTTTAATTACTCTTTATGGATTGATTACCGGAGAAAAGCTTAGCTCCAAAGAAACACCTATTGATGCACAATTAAAAACTATTGCAAAAGAGTTAAAGAAGGCCGGGGATAAGGCTCTGGTTGTTACAGGCAGTAACGATAAAAATATGCAGATATTAGCAATGAAGATAAATCTTGCATTGCAAAGTAAAGCTATGGGTGTTGACAAGCCTGTGTATGTAAAGGAAGGAAATGATAAAGCTGTTCAACAGTTGATTCAGGATATGAATTCAGGGAAAATTGGAGCTTTATTGGCATATAATGTAAATCCCGTTTACTCGCTAGCTAATTCAGCTGAATTTGTAAAAGGATCGGAGAAAGTTCAGCTTAAGCTTTCAATGTCACAATTTATAGATGAGACCGCTAAGCTTATGGATTTTAATCTTCCATCACAGCATTCGTTAGAGAACTGGGGAGATGCAATGCCGGTAGAAGGAGAATATTCATTGATGCAGCCGACTATTCGGCCCTTGTACGATACACGTCAGTTTCAGGATAATTTGTTGAAATGGATAGGGGCTTCGGAAGATTTTTATTCTTTCATGCAAAAGAACTGGACAGCTAATATATTAAGTCAGAAGTTAGGAGCAAGTTGGAATCAAACAGTTCATGACGGGGTGTTTAGTGTTGATAGCACAAGTGAAATGCCTCAAGTTAATGAGCCTGATATGAATTCTGTAGCAAAGTCTGCCCAAAAACAGTTTAAGGATTCCAAAGGACTGGAGTTAGAGCTATATGTTAAAGCAGGTATGGGTAACGGAGAAATGGCTAACAATCCCTGGTTGCAGGAACTTCCTGATCCAATTACCAGAACTTCATGGGATAACTATTTAACAGTTTCTCCAAAGCAGGCGGAAGAATTAGAGTTAACGAATTGGAATGAATCAAACGGTGCATTGAACGGTGATATTGTTAAACTTACTTCCGGTAATGTTTCAATCACTCTTCCGGTATTTATTCAACCCGGACAAGCCTTCGGAACATTGGGATTGGCATTGGGTTACGGGCGAATAGAAGGAGTAAAGGAAGAAATGAAAACCGGTGTAAATGCTTATACGCTTTACAGAACTTTTAATAAATATGTTAATAATGTAAGTGTAGAAAAAGTAGAGGGAGAGCATGAATTCGCCTGTGTGCAGCTTCATCATACTATGATGGATAGAGATGTTGTGCAGGAAACTACTTTCGATATTTACAAAAATAAAGATAGAGAAGAGTGGAACCCTGTTGTGGCTTTGGAAACTCACAAAGGAAAACAACCGGTTTCTAAAATAGATCTTTGGGACGAATACGATAGTAGTATCGGACATCATTTTAATCTTTCTATCGATCTGAATGCATGTACGGGTTGTGCTGCATGTGTTGTTGCCTGTCACGCAGAAAATAATGTTCCTGTTGTAGGTAAAGAAGAAGTCAGACGTTCAAGAGATATGCATTGGTTGCGTATTGACCGTTACTATTCCTCCGACATGAGCAAGGAAAAGGCCAAAGAAGAAGGTCTGACAGGTGTTAGCGGATCTGTTGAGATGTACAATAAAATGGAAATTGCTTCAGAGAATCCTGAAGTGGTTTTTCAGCCTGTGATGTGTCAGCACTGTAATCACGCTCCATGTGAGACTGTTTGTCCGGTTGCTGCAACTTCTCATGGTAGTCAGGGACAAAACCAAATGGCATACAACCGTTGTGTGGGTACTAGGTATTGTGCAAATAACTGTCCATACAAAGTGCGTCGTTTCAACTGGTTCCAATATGCAGAAAACGAAGAGTTCAACTATTATATGAATGATGAAGTAGGTAGAATGGTATTGAATCCTGATGTGGCTATTCGTTCCAGAGGTGTTATGGAAAAATGTTCTATGTGTATTCAAATTACACAGGCAGGAATTCTTAACGCCAAGAAAGAAGGTCGTAAGTTGGAGGATATTGATATACAGACTGCATGTTCATCGGCCTGTCCGTCGGATGCAATGGTATTTGGTGATATAAATGATGAAAAATCAGGTATTCAGGAACCATTACACGACGACAGAAAGTACTATTTGTTAGAGTCGGTTGGTACGAAGCCAAATGTTATGTATCAAACAAAAATTAGAAATAAAAACTCATAA
- a CDS encoding c-type cytochrome, which produces MKEVKNLYNSLSGRMVLSVVFSFLFALSTYAQEGDAKNGKTLFNANCAACHKLEQRLIGPPLKGVAANRDQKWLQDWIRNSAALIESGDADAVAIFEEYNKVPMTPFPNLSDQDIADIMAYADADPAIFEEKKAEEAVAETETVEKVKDYYAEVLIGIIFIVILLTVILFRLKSTLLQINRTEQGNYVSEVFAYLTYLAKNNSIAIVVVLLVSIGATYAFWEWGLGVGVDKGYQPIQPIAFSHKVHSGDQEIDCEYCHSSARTSKTSGIPSANVCMNCHKLIQEGENTGKEEIAKIYDAIGFDPATNSYIEGYEQKPIKWVRIHNLPDFVYYNHSQHVTVGGLECQDCHGPVEEMEELYQYSPLTMEWCVDCHKTEEIKMAGNDYYQEIHKQLAAKYGTQKLTVSMMGGLECGKCHY; this is translated from the coding sequence ATGAAAGAAGTGAAGAACCTTTACAATTCACTATCAGGCCGTATGGTATTAAGTGTGGTTTTTTCTTTTTTGTTTGCATTGTCGACCTATGCACAGGAAGGTGATGCTAAAAATGGGAAAACGCTTTTTAATGCGAATTGCGCAGCCTGTCACAAATTAGAGCAGAGACTAATAGGTCCGCCTTTGAAAGGTGTTGCTGCTAATAGAGATCAAAAATGGTTACAGGACTGGATACGAAACAGTGCCGCACTAATAGAGAGTGGTGATGCAGATGCAGTAGCTATTTTTGAAGAGTACAATAAGGTACCAATGACTCCGTTTCCAAACCTTTCGGATCAGGATATAGCCGATATAATGGCTTATGCTGATGCAGATCCTGCAATTTTTGAGGAGAAGAAGGCTGAAGAAGCTGTTGCTGAGACCGAGACGGTAGAAAAAGTGAAAGACTATTATGCCGAGGTACTTATTGGAATTATTTTTATTGTCATTCTGTTGACGGTAATATTATTCCGTCTGAAGTCTACGCTACTTCAAATCAATCGAACAGAACAGGGGAACTATGTAAGCGAGGTATTTGCTTATTTAACTTATTTGGCAAAAAACAATTCTATAGCAATAGTAGTTGTTCTTCTTGTATCGATTGGAGCTACATATGCCTTTTGGGAATGGGGCTTAGGAGTAGGTGTTGATAAGGGTTATCAGCCTATTCAACCAATTGCTTTTTCGCATAAGGTACATTCGGGCGATCAGGAAATTGATTGTGAGTATTGTCATTCGAGTGCACGAACAAGTAAAACTTCCGGAATTCCGTCTGCAAATGTCTGTATGAATTGTCACAAACTTATTCAGGAAGGAGAAAATACTGGGAAAGAAGAAATTGCAAAAATTTATGATGCAATAGGTTTCGATCCGGCAACAAATTCATATATCGAAGGTTACGAACAAAAACCGATTAAATGGGTTAGAATTCATAACCTTCCGGATTTCGTTTACTACAATCACTCACAACACGTAACCGTTGGAGGCCTTGAATGTCAGGATTGCCATGGTCCGGTTGAGGAGATGGAGGAACTATATCAATATAGTCCTCTAACAATGGAATGGTGTGTTGACTGTCATAAAACTGAAGAGATAAAGATGGCAGGAAACGACTATTACCAGGAAATACATAAACAGTTGGCGGCTAAGTACGGTACTCAGAAGCTAACAGTAAGTATGATGGGTGGATTAGAATGTGGTAAGTGTCACTACTAA